Proteins encoded in a region of the Sander lucioperca isolate FBNREF2018 chromosome 4, SLUC_FBN_1.2, whole genome shotgun sequence genome:
- the LOC116042815 gene encoding pre-B-cell leukemia transcription factor 1-like, which translates to MEDQARMMLGHIGLTGLSHEDVGDPDNIRKHHNLGQPQQQDIGDILQQIMVITDESLDEAQARKHALNCHRMKPALFSVLCEIKERTALSIRGVQEEDSPDPQFLRLDNMLLAEGVAGPERSGASAAAAVVAAAAGGSPSEGNVEHSEYKEKLAQIRRMYHAELEKYQQACNEFTDHVMNLLREQSRTRPISPKEIERMVGIIHRKFSTIQMQLKQSTCEAVMILRSRFLDARRKRRNFSKQAAEILNTYFYSHLANPYPSEEAKEDLARKCSITVSQVANWFGNKRIRYKRNVAKLQEEANRYAVKTAVDAASVSSQASQANSPATPNSGGYPAPCYTPDGRL; encoded by the exons ATGGAGGACCAGGCCCGCATGATGTTGGGTCATATTGGACTAACTGGACTGTCTCATGAGGATGTGGGTGATCCTGACAACATAAGGAAACATCACAACCTCGGCCAGCCGCAGCAGCAGGACATTGGTGACATCCTCCAGCAGATCATGGTCATCACAGATGAGAGTCTGGATGAGGCCCAGGCCAG GAAGCATGCTTTGAACTGCCACAGAATGAAGCCCGCCCTCTTCAGTGTCCTGTGTGAGATCAAAGAAAGGACAG CCCTGAGCATCCGAGGCGTCCAAGAAGAAGACAGCCCAGACCCTCAATTCCTGCGACTGGACAACATGCTGTTAGCGGAGGGGGTTGCGGGTCCAGAGAGGAGCGGGGCCTCTGCAGCGGCGGCAGTGGTTGCCGCGGCTGCCGGAGGGTCACCTAGTGAGGGGAACGTAGAACACAGCGAGTACAAAGAGAAGCTTGCTCAAATACGACGGATGTACCACGCTGAGCTGGAGAAATACCAACAG GCATGCAATGAATTCACCGACCACGTGATGAACCTGCTGAGGGAACAGTCCCGTACACGGCCCATCTCACCGAAAGAGATTGAGCGAATGGTGGGAATCATCCACCGCAAGTTCAGCACTATCCAGATGCAACTAAAGCAGAGCACATGTGAAGCTGTCATGATCCTACGCTCCAGGTTCCTGGATGCCAG GCGGAAACGAAGAAACTTCAGCAAGCAGGCGGCCGAAATTTtgaatacatatttttactCCCATCTGGCAAACCCATACCCCAGTGAGGAGGCCAAGGAGGACCTGGCCAGGAAGTGTTCTATCACTGTTTCTCAG GTGGCCAACTGGTTTGGAAACAAGAGGATTCGGTATAAGAGGAACGTTGCAAAGTTGCAGGAGGAAGCTAACCGGTACGCTGTGAAGACAGCTGTGGACGCTGCCAGTGTATCTTCACAGGCAAGCCAAGCCAACTCCCCAGCCACACCAAactcag GAGGATACCCAGCCCCGTGTTACACTCCTGACGGGAGGTTATGA
- the mvb12a gene encoding multivesicular body subunit 12A, translated as MSLMEHGVVWPVTAVAWTSNSSTCPKDFTLISITEDGAAANFTRSFAIKSGYYLCYSKDLTGGMVVSDIQLISDKDSIPHGYCYIAEHLEAKASVGKKKRVCVRIVPVGSVDTAVLDIKVTAKSKMMLQHYTYVGDIHGYVLWCRKGHFSSPKPQAKPRSVSLDLHRLSFEQLSAPLPLRPSNPLPQLPNNKLSQRRHTLQNQDNVDKTPDCSSQGITALDGVPFSLHPKFDVQANGTALQLNSQLNNIRIKSFQDIENEYNYTFAVEESAAKRTRPSVPTGSAPSAQ; from the exons ATGTCTTTGATGGAGCATGGGGTAGTCTGGCCAGTTACAGCAGTGGCGTGGACCTCCAACTCCAGCACCTGCCCCAAAGATTTCACTCTG ATCAGCATCACAGAAGACGGAGCGGCAGCGAACTTTACACGCAGCTTTGCGATCAAGTCTGGATATTACCTCTGTTACAGCAAG gacTTGACAGGTGGTATGGTAGTGTCAGACATTCAGCTTATTTCAGACAAGGACTCTATTCCTCATGGTTATTGCTATATAGCAGAGCACCTCGAAGCAA AGGCCTCTGTGGGGAAGAAGAAACGCGTGTGTGTACGCATCGTCCCAGTGGGCAGTGTGGACACAGCTGTGTTGGATATCAAAGTGACAGCCAAAAGCAAAATGATGTTGCAGCACTACACATATGTGGG AGATATCCATGGCTACGTGTTGTGGTGCAGAAAGGGACATTTTTCCAGTCCCAAGCCCCAAGCCAAGCCCCGCAGTGTCAGCCTGGACCTCCACAGACTTTCGTTTGAGCAGCTGTCTGCTCCTCTGCCCCTTAGACCCAG CAACCCCCTTCCTCAGCTGCCAAATAATAAACTGAGTCAGAGGCGCCACACCCTTCAAAACCAGGACAACGTGGACAAAACTCCTGACTGCAGTAGCCAGGGAATCACAG CTCTGGATGGAGTTCCCTTTAGCCTTCACCCAAAGTTTGATGTCCAGGCAAACGGCACA gCGCTTCAACTGAACTCTCAATTGAACAACATTCGTATAAAGTCTTTTCAAGACATTGAAAATGAG tatAACTACACTTTTGCTGTGGAGGAATCTGCTGCCAAGAGGACCAGACCATCAGTGCCAACAGGAAGTGCCCCATCAGCTCAGTGA